Part of the Streptomyces sp. NBC_01460 genome, GGAACCTCGAGGTGACCCTCCCGCTGGTGGAAGGCGCGGGCGGCGGCCAGGCCCTGGTCTGGCTTGCGGGCGGGTGGTTTGCGTTTCTTAGGGGACGGTCCGGTGTTCTGGGTCAGGCTGAGGCCGGCCAGGAGCTGTTGCTGGGTGGAGTGCAGGCGTTCGGGGTGCAGCCACTGGTGGTGGAGCCACTCCCCCAGGCGGTGCCCGTCTTCGGTGGTGTAGTTGCGGGGCACGTCGGTCAGCTGGTTTCCGGCTTCCTGGTGTCTGCGGGCAGCGTGGTAGGTGCGGTGCCAGGTCAGTGGCCAGGGCGGGTTCCAGTACGGGTCAAGGTCTTGGAGCGCCTGGGATCTGGCGGGGGTGAGGGTGTCGGCGCGTTTGCGTTGGGTGGCGAGCCAGCGGCCGAGGGCGAAGCCGTCCTGGTGGTGGTCGACGGGGGCGGCGAGGTGGCCGTGCACGGCGGCGTAGACGGTGGCGTGGACGAGGCCGCGGTCGAAGGCGTGCTGTTGAGGGTTCCAGATGATGCCGAGGCGTTCGAGGGCGTGGGTGCGGGCGGGGTCGAGGGCGCCGGTGGTGTGGAGGTGGCGTTGCCAGGTGAGCCAGCGGCCCAGGGGGTAGCCGTCGGGGTCTTCGTGGGTCTGGGGGGCGTCGAGGTGGTGGTGGGTGCGGTGGTAGCGGCGGGCTGCGGTGAGGCCGCGGCGCCATTCGGCGCTTTTGGGGTTGAGGACGCGCAGGGTGAGGGCGAGGGCGACTTCTTCTTGCTGGGTGGGGCGTTCGAAGTGGAGCCAGGCGCCTGGGTCTTCGGTGCCGAGGGTGGGGCGGTGGGTGCGGGGGTCGGCGAGGCGGGCGGTGAGGCGTTCGTCGTGGGCGCGCAGGGCTTGGACGGTGCGCCACAGGGGGGTGTAGGCGTCGGCGCCGAGGAGGTCGTCGGGGTCTTCGTCGGGGGTGAGGTAGACGGGCACGACGAGGGTGGCTTTTTTGCCGGCGCCGGGGGTCTGGCGCAGTGCGCGGCCGACGGCTTGGACGGTGTCGACGGGGCTGTTCTTGGGGTCGGCGAAGACGACGGCGTCGATGGCGGGGACGTCGATGCCTTCGCCCAGGACGCGGGCGTTGGACAGGACGGCGGGTTGTTCGGGGTGGGTATGGGTGGCGAAGTCGAGGAGGATGCGGCGGCGGGTGCGGGGCGGGTGGGTGCCGCTGATCCACTGGGACCACAGGCCCTGGGGCTGCAGATGGGTGGGGAGGGCGGCTGCGGTGTCGGGGAGGGTGGTGGCGAACGCGCGGGCGTCTTGGACGCGGTGGTGGAAGGTCAGGACGCGGCGTAGCTGGTGGTCGTGGATGGCTCTGAGGACGGCGACCTGGTGTCCGGCGAGACGTAGGCCGTCGGCGCCGGCGCCGGGGCTGGTAGCGAGCCAGTCGCGCAGGTCGGTGTTCTGGATGACGGGGACGAGGATCTGGTAGTCGGCGAGGAGGCCGAGGTCGATGGCGTCGGAGAGGGTGAGGCGCCAGGCGACGGGGCCGAAGAGCGTTTCGTCGTCCATGGACGCGACGGGGGTGTCGCTGTGGTCGGTGTCGGGGTCCCAGATGCGGGGGGTCGCGGTGAGGTAGAGGCGGCGGGTGGCGGGGACCTGGTCGTCGTGGTGGATCCCGGCCCAGGCTTTCCCGAGGCGGCCGGCGGTGCGGTGGGCTTCGTCGACGACGACGAGGTCCCAGGGCTGCAGGTGGTGGTCTCGGTGGGCGGCGATGACGGTGGGCAGGGAGGCGTAGGTGGCGTAGACGGTCACCGGGCCGGTGGGCGGTGCGAGTTCGGACAGCTCGGCGGGCTTCGTCGTCATGGGGAGGTTGCCGGCGGAGGGGTGTTCCATGGCCTGGCGGGCGGAGCAGACGG contains:
- a CDS encoding DEAD/DEAH box helicase, with the protein product MQSTAIELRPHQKEAVTAAVKTLRTHPRASVIAACGTGKTLIAARTTARLTPRGRVLVLVPTLDLLSQTVRSWHTAGHKGPAVAVCSARQAMEHPSAGNLPMTTKPAELSELAPPTGPVTVYATYASLPTVIAAHRDHHLQPWDLVVVDEAHRTAGRLGKAWAGIHHDDQVPATRRLYLTATPRIWDPDTDHSDTPVASMDDETLFGPVAWRLTLSDAIDLGLLADYQILVPVIQNTDLRDWLATSPGAGADGLRLAGHQVAVLRAIHDHQLRRVLTFHHRVQDARAFATTLPDTAAALPTHLQPQGLWSQWISGTHPPRTRRRILLDFATHTHPEQPAVLSNARVLGEGIDVPAIDAVVFADPKNSPVDTVQAVGRALRQTPGAGKKATLVVPVYLTPDEDPDDLLGADAYTPLWRTVQALRAHDERLTARLADPRTHRPTLGTEDPGAWLHFERPTQQEEVALALTLRVLNPKSAEWRRGLTAARRYHRTHHHLDAPQTHEDPDGYPLGRWLTWQRHLHTTGALDPARTHALERLGIIWNPQQHAFDRGLVHATVYAAVHGHLAAPVDHHQDGFALGRWLATQRKRADTLTPARSQALQDLDPYWNPPWPLTWHRTYHAARRHQEAGNQLTDVPRNYTTEDGHRLGEWLHHQWLHPERLHSTQQQLLAGLSLTQNTGPSPKKRKPPARKPDQGLAAARAFHQREGHLEVPQRHVEHLDGEPVRLGQWISNTRRRKERLPADRVHALDALDMRW